A genomic region of Saccopteryx bilineata isolate mSacBil1 chromosome 1, mSacBil1_pri_phased_curated, whole genome shotgun sequence contains the following coding sequences:
- the ASRGL1 gene encoding isoaspartyl peptidase/L-asparaginase isoform X2, which produces MNPVVVVHGGGASCISSDRKERVRQGVIRAATAGYSILKEGGSAVDAVERAVTVLEDDPEFNAGCGSVLNMNGEVEMDASIMNGKDLSSGAVSAVRCIANPIKLARLVMEKTPHCFLTDQGAAKFAAAMGVPAVPGEQLVTERSVKHLEKEKSERAAQKPGQQESLGTVGAVALDSKGNVAYATSTGGIVNKMVGRVGDSPCVGHGESILKVNLARLALFHVEQGKTLEEAADMSLGYMKSKLKGLGGIILVSKAGDWAVKWTSTSMPWAAAKDGRLHSGIDLDDASIVDLP; this is translated from the exons ATGAATCCCGTCGTCGTGGTCCACGGCGGCGGAGCCAGCTGTATCTCCAGCGACCGCAAAGAGCGTGTGCGGCAGGGCGTCATCCGAGCTGCCACCGCGGGCTACAGCATCCTGAAGGAGGGAGGAAGCGCAGTGGACGCTGTGGAAAGAGCAGTGACTGTCCTGGAAGATGATCCCGAGTTCAACGCAG GTTGTGGCTCCGTCTTGAACATGAACGGTGAAGTTGAAATGGATGCCAGTATCATGAATGGGAAAGACCTGTCTTCAGGAGCCGTGTCTGCCGTCCGATGCATCGCAAATCCCATTAAGCTTGCACGGCTTGTTATGGAAAAG ACCCCTCACTGCTTCCTGACTGACCAGGGGGCAGCAAAGTTTGCGGCCGCCATGGGGGTTCCAGCCGTGCCCGGGGAGCAGCTGGTCACAGAGAGAAGCGTCAAGCAcctggagaaggagaagagtgagagagcgGCTCAGAAGCCGGGCCAGCAGGA AAGCTTGGGAACCGTGGGTGCTGTTGCCTTGGACTCCAAAGGAAACGTGGCTTACGCCACCTCGACGGGGGGCATCGTGAACAAAATGGTCGGCCGAGTGGGGGACTCGCCGTGCGTAG GGCACGGGGAAAGCATCCTGAAGGTGAACCTGGCCAGGCTCGCGCTCTTCCACGTAGAGCAAG GAAAGACACTGGAAGAGGCCGCCGATATGTCGCTGGGTTATATGAAGTCAAAGCTCAAAGGCTTAGGTGGCATCATCCTGGTCAGCAAAGCAGGAGACTGGGCAGTCAAGTGGACCTCCACGTCCATGCCCTGGGCGGCCGCCAAGGATGGCAGGCTGCACTCCGGCATTGACCTTGACGACGCCAGCATCGTCGACCTGCCCTAA
- the ASRGL1 gene encoding isoaspartyl peptidase/L-asparaginase isoform X1, with amino-acid sequence MNPVVVVHGGGASCISSDRKERVRQGVIRAATAGYSILKEGGSAVDAVERAVTVLEDDPEFNAGCGSVLNMNGEVEMDASIMNGKDLSSGAVSAVRCIANPIKLARLVMEKTPHCFLTDQGAAKFAAAMGVPAVPGEQLVTERSVKHLEKEKSERAAQKPGQQESLGTVGAVALDSKGNVAYATSTGGIVNKMVGRVGDSPCVGSGGYADNSIGAVSTTGHGESILKVNLARLALFHVEQGKTLEEAADMSLGYMKSKLKGLGGIILVSKAGDWAVKWTSTSMPWAAAKDGRLHSGIDLDDASIVDLP; translated from the exons ATGAATCCCGTCGTCGTGGTCCACGGCGGCGGAGCCAGCTGTATCTCCAGCGACCGCAAAGAGCGTGTGCGGCAGGGCGTCATCCGAGCTGCCACCGCGGGCTACAGCATCCTGAAGGAGGGAGGAAGCGCAGTGGACGCTGTGGAAAGAGCAGTGACTGTCCTGGAAGATGATCCCGAGTTCAACGCAG GTTGTGGCTCCGTCTTGAACATGAACGGTGAAGTTGAAATGGATGCCAGTATCATGAATGGGAAAGACCTGTCTTCAGGAGCCGTGTCTGCCGTCCGATGCATCGCAAATCCCATTAAGCTTGCACGGCTTGTTATGGAAAAG ACCCCTCACTGCTTCCTGACTGACCAGGGGGCAGCAAAGTTTGCGGCCGCCATGGGGGTTCCAGCCGTGCCCGGGGAGCAGCTGGTCACAGAGAGAAGCGTCAAGCAcctggagaaggagaagagtgagagagcgGCTCAGAAGCCGGGCCAGCAGGA AAGCTTGGGAACCGTGGGTGCTGTTGCCTTGGACTCCAAAGGAAACGTGGCTTACGCCACCTCGACGGGGGGCATCGTGAACAAAATGGTCGGCCGAGTGGGGGACTCGCCGTGCGTAG GGTCTGGAGGCTATGCGGACAATAGCATCGGGGCCGTCTCCACCACAGGGCACGGGGAAAGCATCCTGAAGGTGAACCTGGCCAGGCTCGCGCTCTTCCACGTAGAGCAAG GAAAGACACTGGAAGAGGCCGCCGATATGTCGCTGGGTTATATGAAGTCAAAGCTCAAAGGCTTAGGTGGCATCATCCTGGTCAGCAAAGCAGGAGACTGGGCAGTCAAGTGGACCTCCACGTCCATGCCCTGGGCGGCCGCCAAGGATGGCAGGCTGCACTCCGGCATTGACCTTGACGACGCCAGCATCGTCGACCTGCCCTAA